One Nocardia sp. BMG111209 DNA segment encodes these proteins:
- a CDS encoding polymorphic toxin type 15 domain-containing protein: MSEGGALGAAVDLARTRLAEVVERIGRVMSEAVEGSSQRVVRSVEGTVAVDEATVVPAWKAYSEQKFIVKNQQTHPINNADGSKWEALGANNSGSEWAADHDNVKAALNNSGELTDRVERILTLNFKEGATPGTQNKLNEYRRQVDRQLDGVNRLSSREILDNWQHVERVGTAQRVAREEYETDLYERKLYEALEMDGRGELNGRSPEDYAQQQVAAEMAKKRALHEQDLAGGGADRIGVLPDGTWSMGDKYVNSSLGSQWKTLRNDLRDYAEQLHRSGDGKKLLNVRWRVG; encoded by the coding sequence ATGAGCGAGGGTGGCGCGCTGGGCGCTGCTGTCGATCTGGCGCGTACCCGGCTGGCCGAGGTCGTCGAACGCATCGGCCGGGTCATGTCGGAGGCCGTCGAAGGCAGCTCCCAACGGGTCGTGCGCAGCGTCGAGGGCACGGTGGCCGTCGACGAGGCGACCGTCGTACCGGCCTGGAAGGCGTACTCGGAGCAGAAATTCATTGTCAAGAACCAGCAGACGCATCCGATCAACAACGCAGACGGAAGCAAATGGGAAGCGCTCGGGGCGAACAACTCCGGATCGGAGTGGGCCGCCGACCACGACAATGTGAAAGCGGCCCTGAACAATTCGGGCGAATTGACGGATCGGGTCGAGCGAATTCTCACCCTCAATTTCAAGGAAGGTGCCACTCCGGGCACGCAGAACAAATTGAACGAATATCGCCGGCAGGTCGACCGTCAGCTGGACGGCGTGAATAGGCTGTCGTCCCGGGAGATCCTGGACAACTGGCAGCACGTCGAGCGGGTCGGTACCGCGCAGCGCGTGGCCCGCGAGGAGTACGAGACGGACCTGTACGAGCGGAAGCTCTACGAGGCGCTGGAGATGGACGGCCGGGGCGAGTTGAACGGGCGCTCTCCGGAGGATTACGCGCAGCAGCAGGTCGCGGCCGAGATGGCCAAGAAGCGCGCGCTGCACGAACAGGATCTGGCCGGTGGTGGCGCGGACCGGATCGGCGTGCTCCCGGACGGCACCTGGAGCATGGGCGACAAGTATGTAAACTCGTCGCTGGGAAGTCAGTGGAAGACTCTCCGGAACGACCTCCGCGACTATGCGGAACAATTGCACAGATCCGGTGACGGAAAGAAACTACTCAATGTGAGATGGAGAGTCGGCTGA
- a CDS encoding GAD-like domain-containing protein, with product MESRLTMSRITEAIVRNWGQPTFRTETPTERFEQFRDVAPPALLDIWFEFGFSGFDDGRWWICDPVAWQPAVDAWTAGLELPTGPDSWIAVTRSAFGRMKLWSPNTGFGLTVLPYLGWLMYKPSPRQVRDESTTEMAMYAGFLAQTRENMDVPDEDGAGIFDQVLPRLGPVAADTVYGFVPAPALGGSLAADHVELFDADVHMRLLSDLTPRQLMERATQ from the coding sequence ATGGAGAGTCGGCTGACCATGTCGCGCATCACCGAGGCCATCGTCCGTAATTGGGGACAACCGACTTTCCGCACCGAAACTCCCACGGAGCGTTTCGAACAGTTCCGGGACGTCGCACCGCCCGCACTGCTCGACATCTGGTTCGAATTCGGTTTCTCCGGATTCGACGACGGCAGGTGGTGGATCTGCGATCCGGTGGCCTGGCAGCCTGCGGTCGACGCGTGGACGGCGGGCCTGGAACTACCCACCGGTCCCGATTCCTGGATCGCGGTGACCCGCTCCGCATTCGGCCGCATGAAACTCTGGAGCCCGAACACGGGATTCGGCCTCACCGTGCTGCCCTATCTCGGCTGGCTGATGTACAAGCCCAGCCCCCGGCAGGTGCGCGACGAATCCACCACCGAGATGGCGATGTATGCCGGCTTCCTGGCACAGACCCGCGAGAACATGGACGTCCCGGATGAGGACGGCGCGGGGATCTTCGACCAGGTGCTGCCCCGGCTGGGCCCGGTCGCGGCGGATACCGTCTACGGTTTCGTCCCCGCGCCGGCGCTGGGCGGTTCGCTCGCCGCCGACCACGTCGAACTCTTCGACGCCGACGTGCACATGCGGTTGCTCAGCGATCTCACGCCCCGGCAACTGATGGAACGGGCCACCCAGTAG